In Streptomyces violaceusniger Tu 4113, one DNA window encodes the following:
- the sdhC gene encoding succinate dehydrogenase, cytochrome b556 subunit, translating to MPAGTLYRGREGMWSWVAHRVTGVLIFFFLFVHVLDTSLVRVSPEAYDNVVATYKNPVVNLMEYGLVAAILFHALNGLRVIAVDFWSKGARYQRQMLWGVVGIWVVLMAGAFYPILQHTLRELFGS from the coding sequence GTGCCGGCTGGAACGCTGTATCGCGGCCGGGAAGGTATGTGGTCCTGGGTGGCTCATCGAGTCACCGGCGTCCTCATCTTTTTCTTCCTGTTCGTACATGTGCTGGACACCTCGCTGGTCCGCGTCTCGCCCGAGGCGTACGACAACGTGGTTGCCACCTACAAGAATCCCGTCGTGAACCTGATGGAGTACGGCCTCGTGGCCGCCATCCTGTTTCACGCCCTCAACGGCCTTCGCGTCATCGCCGTCGACTTCTGGTCCAAGGGAGCGAGGTACCAGCGCCAGATGCTCTGGGGCGTCGTCGGTATCTGGGTCGTGCTGATGGCGGGCGCCTTCTACCCGATCCTCCAGCACACGCTGCGCGAACTGTTCGGGAGCTGA
- a CDS encoding succinate dehydrogenase hydrophobic membrane anchor subunit: MSAETTTPASDAVSAYDVDHPAPVIEPPRARSRKTPRATRTNFEMYGWLFMRLSGVLLVVLVLGHLLIQLVLDGGVTKIGFAFVAGRWASPFWQAWDLIMLWLATLHGANGLRTIINDYAERETTRLWLKALLYTAAGFTIVLGTLVIFTFDPNIR; this comes from the coding sequence ATGTCCGCCGAGACCACCACCCCCGCGAGCGACGCGGTCAGCGCGTACGACGTGGATCATCCGGCCCCGGTCATCGAGCCGCCGCGGGCCCGTAGCCGCAAGACGCCCAGGGCGACCCGTACGAACTTCGAGATGTACGGCTGGCTCTTCATGCGCCTGTCCGGCGTCCTGCTGGTCGTCCTGGTCCTTGGCCATCTGCTGATCCAGCTCGTGCTGGACGGCGGTGTCACCAAGATCGGCTTCGCCTTCGTGGCCGGCCGCTGGGCCTCGCCGTTCTGGCAGGCATGGGATCTGATCATGCTCTGGCTCGCCACGCTGCACGGCGCGAACGGCCTGCGCACGATCATCAACGACTACGCGGAGCGGGAAACCACCCGCCTGTGGCTGAAGGCGCTGCTCTACACAGCGGCAGGATTCACCATCGTGCTCGGCACTCTGGTGATCTTCACCTTCGACCCGAACATCCGCTAG